The following is a genomic window from Bactrocera tryoni isolate S06 chromosome 2, CSIRO_BtryS06_freeze2, whole genome shotgun sequence.
taattGTGCCAAGCCAATCGGATGCGTTGTAAGTTGTACATAAACTCTATAACGAACAATCTAAATTTAATCATAACATTCTACCAGGACGCTTATGTACCTTTCCACTGGTAATGATAAACACTTTGATGTAATTGATCTGGATCCGTACGGTTGCCCAAACCGCTTCTTAGATGCAGCAGTGCAATCTATCGCTAATGGAGGCTTATTGCTTGTAACAGCGACTGACATGGCAGTACTAGCAGGAAATACACCGGAGGCTTGTTACGCTAAATACGGGTGTGTTCCATTGCGTATGAAATGTTGCCATGAAATGGCGCTACGGATACTGCTGCATTCCATTGAAACGCATGCGAATCGATATGGAAAATATATTGAACCACTTTTGAGTATTTCTGCAGATTTTTATATACGGGTTTTCGTAAGAGTTCATGTGAGTCAAGCAAAATGCAAATACAGTATGAGGTGAGTAGAATGTTATAAATACTttcaacatatgtattttactatTAGTCCATCAATCAATGCAGCAAGCAGTCAATGGTATTTCAATGCACTGGATGTGAAACGTTTACTTTGCAACCGTTAGGAAATGTTAAGGTCAATACCACAGACAAAGGTAAATCGCAGACAaagttcggtattccgactggACCAAACGTTGGTATGAACTGTGAACACTGTGGGCACAAACATCATGTAAGACACGATACCGAATCtcagtaaaaaattatattttcattaaaaatgtatattttttatttatagatgGGTGGTCCAATATGGTCACATCCTATTCATGATCAGGAGTTCGTTAAGGAATTAATACAAGCAGTAAATGATAAACCACTTTGTGAATTGGGAACACAACGTCGTTTACAAGGAGTGCTAGCTGTGGTGCAAGAAGAATTATTCGACGTGCCACTGTATTATGTGTTAGATAAACTTTGTTGCGTTCTTAAATTGGAGAATATACCAGTGCTCAAATTCCGTTCGGCACTTCTTCATGCAGGTTATCGTGTTTCTTTCTCACACGCAagtaaaaattctataaaaacagATGCACCTGCGACGGTTCTATGGGATATATTACGTTGCTGGGCCAAACGTCATCCTGTAAAAGCGGAACGTATGGTAGAAGGTACAGCTTTAAAAGCCATATTGGAGCGGCCGACTGAAACTGATTATATTTTTGATGATATGCATCCAGAAGCGAATCCGTACAGTCGGCGCAATGCATTAACTCGATTCCAGACAAATCCGACTGCACATTGGGGCCCTGGCACACGAGCGACAATAATGTGAgtttaataaataatctttttaaataaaaactaatgtaCTAATTATACACTATTTTCACAGGATTGGCCACGATAAAGTTGCAAAAAGTCATAGAAATCAGAACaagaaacaaaagcaaaaacctACGGAAAAAAGTgatgatgaagaaagtaaatgtAAGCAACCAAAATTGGAAACATGAGActacgtaataaattaaatatatttgattttcaacatgacaaaattttattagataAGCTTTGGAACTATTAAGTAtatatcttaacaaaaaaaacatatttttcaaaactgcaTGGAACAAGCCAATGATAATCCTCTTTAATATCGGAAAAAATTTCCGTCCCCAGTTTGTCGCGAAAACCCGTTGTTTACCAGTTGATTGTGTACACCACTATTGATCAATTTAACGCTATGTGGTGAAATTTTCTCTTTAATTCCACCAATTTTTAGTGGGTGATCTTGATTATCACCGGCGGGTAACTGCACCGTCTTCACATTTTTAAGTACTCGAAATGAACTCAATTCCACTGTGCCATGTGATGTATCATCGGTTCTTTCACAAGCACAAGTTTCTCTTTGCAATAGTGTATCTACACGCTCTGGAAATATTTCACTGGAGTGATCATACCGTGATTGTAACTGGAAATCCAAAGAGTCGCTGGGTATCTCGGGTGTGGCAAGAAAACGTTTACTTTTCCGTACAGAATTTAATGTCTGATGGTAGAAAAGCCGTTCGTATGGTTTCAAATTTGTAAACCACAATGCACCAGCTGGCGCTTGAGGTGGTTGGGGCATTGGGCAAAGGTAAATACCCTCAGTACTTAAGTCAGGTTCATACCAGACATTTCGGACGCGTATTTTTACTTTTGCCATTTTGTTACTCTTACAATTCATTTCTTAAGCTTTTCGAATTTGTTtaggaaaaaaatagtttaccgaatataaaaacgcaaacgtttttgttttgaatgatGCAAATGGTATATAACGCCCCGCCTACTTGAAATTTAATCGAAGAATTCATGGCAACAGTACCatggaaatagaaataaatagtCACGACAAATGTTACTATTTTACATACAAAACaagcatttgaaaataataGTTTCGCAAACAaccacaccaacaacaaagttCAGAAATTCGTGATCCTGTGATTCAAGCAACTGCAACCTTTCGTTtagtaagaaaaaaaacttCGATCTTTATATCATGCTTTgcatgtttatttattaaaatttatagaatATCTAGATGTTGGTCTGTAACAATATGTAATTAGTACAGATAATCGCAATTACCTACCTGCAGTATCATCGCCAGATTCTTTTCCTAATGTACTTAGCATCACATCCCACGAAATGCATGTCGGACATCAGCAAATTGCCAAATATTAACTGGTTTACCTGTGCTGCAAACTTGGAGAAACAAAATCTTTCGTAGGAACAGCAACAATTCAGAACTCGAAACGCCGGACCACCAACTAACTACCACCCAAATGAAGTCGAATATCGTACGAAGAAGCGTACTGAAGCGAATAACAGCGAATAGCAGCAACAAACAGCCACCAGTTACAGGTAGTTGCAACAGTAATTTTCGCTACAGCATTAACTGCCAAACTTCCGCTCTACATATACTGCACTGCCTTCAAACATATGCACCATATTTGAGATTTCGCTGAACTTGGGTCTAAATCGCAGGTATTTAATATATTCTATCCGTACACCGCTCCAACTGCTGCGCGTACACAATCAAACCGTCAAAGTACATGATTGGTTCCGTTACACATCAAGTATGCTTAAGATGTACTTGCTCCGGACATTTTGTTTACGAAATTcatttaataaaactgaattgACGCTGCAACTTCAACGTTAATTACCagcaacattttcatttataGGATGCGAACACgaatagtaaatttacaagagcTTAACACTTTGATTGCTTTTCTCAGAGGGCTCGAGAAATAAAATCGAAGTGTTAGGCATAGTTAAGTGCAGCGGCTCAAGTGGTGTACAAATATTACGCTGGAACAACAGCAAACAGCGGCTGTAGCAGCAACAAGAGTAACAGGAGTACGTTTTCCTAAAATTCGCTACGTTGCAGCCATCAATGAATTTACGAATCTCTGCCTCCTGCTCCTTGCACATTATATCTccccaaacatttttttttttacatatttcattataatatCTGCCTCAATCACTTTTCGCACTTTTACAGCAGCCCTTGCCCTTACAGCAATCTTTGTTTGCCTGCATTATATAgaagtgtaaaaaatatattaccgCCATGTTATAAAATTGGTTTATAAAGTGTATACCacataaaaattacacaaaagttTAGCAACATAATAATGCAAACGTTGGATGATGTGTTGTGTAATTCGTATGTAGACCAGAGTAAGTTctttaagttgaaaataaaaatcttatgTATATTACctacaaatattaaattgccTATCAACATGACCTCATCACCTATGTGgactttttcaataaaattacttggaatacatttattattatttttttttttttacaaaacttacAATACGTTCATGttactttcaaatttaaatataagagtacaaataattttggaaacaaaatttctaaaactaTTCCCATCTCATTAACTTTTTTTGGGTTAATTATATAAATCTACTTTTCCAATtactggaaaataaaaataaataaaattatagatttccAGACCACATTTAATTTTCGCTCATGAATCTTATATAATAATGGCATTCTACCAAATGTAgtctaaacatattttatattttgggtAATCATACGTTATTATGTATTTCTACACACCTCAAAGAGAGAATtgataattgaaataattaacaTTAGCTTTTGGTGTAATATGGAAATACGGACATAATGTGATTTGCGTTAAACGAGATATCTATGAAATTAGGGAGATTTAAAAGAAAGATATGAGGGGCACGTTTAATTTTCCTGATTATCTTATCTTCCACAatctttcattaattttttgtgtttttgtagtgctacaattgaaatatttaaaggcTGTACCTGTTGATCTAGCAGCATTAAACGCAGACTGCGTTTTTATATGAAGTCGCCGCTAATCAACACATGAAAGTATTTAATGCATACTGGTCACTATGTTGGGcaattctacaaaaaaacaaga
Proteins encoded in this region:
- the LOC120769780 gene encoding probable tRNA (guanine(26)-N(2))-dimethyltransferase isoform X2; protein product: MKLSQETNNYQRSALDRVIKEQSAEIVAGGSVFYNPVQEFNRDLSVSVLNVFARRLLKERNTAAKKNVTEGNIETNNIDVNVEDNILTAGQKYENGLRILEALSATGLRSIRYAKEIAGVREIIANDLSKVAVESIGENVKHNKVENLIVPSQSDALTLMYLSTGNDKHFDVIDLDPYGCPNRFLDAAVQSIANGGLLLVTATDMAVLAGNTPEACYAKYGCVPLRMKCCHEMALRILLHSIETHANRYGKYIEPLLSISADFYIRVFVRVHVSQAKCKYSMSKQSMVFQCTGCETFTLQPLGNVKVNTTDKGKSQTKFGIPTGPNVGMNCEHCGHKHHMGGPIWSHPIHDQEFVKELIQAVNDKPLCELGTQRRLQGVLAVVQEELFDVPLYYVLDKLCCVLKLENIPVLKFRSALLHAGYRVSFSHASKNSIKTDAPATVLWDILRCWAKRHPVKAERMVEGTALKAILERPTETDYIFDDMHPEANPYSRRNALTRFQTNPTAHWGPGTRATIMIGHDKVAKSHRNQNKKQKQKPTEKSDDEESKCKQPKLET
- the LOC120769780 gene encoding probable tRNA (guanine(26)-N(2))-dimethyltransferase isoform X1, with product MRNQFHQIVCFAKLPIKRECQRRFCRTIQPADSENVDAKRLIQSMEAKSTLENKETNNYQRSALDRVIKEQSAEIVAGGSVFYNPVQEFNRDLSVSVLNVFARRLLKERNTAAKKNVTEGNIETNNIDVNVEDNILTAGQKYENGLRILEALSATGLRSIRYAKEIAGVREIIANDLSKVAVESIGENVKHNKVENLIVPSQSDALTLMYLSTGNDKHFDVIDLDPYGCPNRFLDAAVQSIANGGLLLVTATDMAVLAGNTPEACYAKYGCVPLRMKCCHEMALRILLHSIETHANRYGKYIEPLLSISADFYIRVFVRVHVSQAKCKYSMSKQSMVFQCTGCETFTLQPLGNVKVNTTDKGKSQTKFGIPTGPNVGMNCEHCGHKHHMGGPIWSHPIHDQEFVKELIQAVNDKPLCELGTQRRLQGVLAVVQEELFDVPLYYVLDKLCCVLKLENIPVLKFRSALLHAGYRVSFSHASKNSIKTDAPATVLWDILRCWAKRHPVKAERMVEGTALKAILERPTETDYIFDDMHPEANPYSRRNALTRFQTNPTAHWGPGTRATIMIGHDKVAKSHRNQNKKQKQKPTEKSDDEESKCKQPKLET
- the LOC120769782 gene encoding protein C1orf194, with the translated sequence MNCKSNKMAKVKIRVRNVWYEPDLSTEGIYLCPMPQPPQAPAGALWFTNLKPYERLFYHQTLNSVRKSKRFLATPEIPSDSLDFQLQSRYDHSSEIFPERVDTLLQRETCACERTDDTSHGTVELSSFRVLKNVKTVQLPAGDNQDHPLKIGGIKEKISPHSVKLINSGVHNQLVNNGFSRQTGDGNFFRY